A single window of Vigna unguiculata cultivar IT97K-499-35 chromosome 1, ASM411807v1, whole genome shotgun sequence DNA harbors:
- the LOC114179820 gene encoding F-box protein At2g32560-like has translation MDKIEPSGNFSLLNLPEPILDCILKLLSPVELVVMSEVCTCLRDRCRSDSLWEVHLKQKWGGVIGDVAYKEWQWHITIAMEKRNNQPNQQNNHNGSLGSFSGTWPMLHLRSYLEDCSSFGNSFTMALYFSLENGKFWFPAQIYRGVLVRDALVRYDSKTDSFQARQQSGGWNAMGNNIQWEILRAPPTDTPPCVRYVSDCLDDLKPGDHIEIQRKSRTEIPYDWWYAVVGHMESCNENHNFCSCRYSETLVLEFKQYSEGSSMRRVKVLRNGEEHEEAKGWYGGIRKLQSEEEIQRWEKHFPLYRQTPRPARFVCRRRIPPGVLRFP, from the exons ATGGACAAGATTGAACCCAGTGGCAATTTTTCTCTCTTGAATTTGCCAGAACCCATACTGGATTGCATTCTAAAGCTCCTTTCACCAGTGGAACTCGTTGTTATGTCTGAGGTGTGTACATGTTTAAGGGATAGATGTCGAAGTGATTCTCTGTGGGAAGTCCACTTAAAGCAGAAATGGGGTGGAGTGATCGGTGATGTTGCTTATAAGGAGTGGCAATGGCACATCACTATTGCTATGGAGAAAAGAAACAACCAACCGAATCAACAGAACAATCATAATGGATCATTGGGATCTTTCAGTGGTACTTGGCCTATGTTACACCTCAGATCATATCTAGAAGATTGTAGCTCATTCGGAAATAGTTTTACCATGGCCTTGTATTTCTCTCTAGAGAATGGCAAGTTCTGGTTTCCAGCTCAAATCTACAGG GGAGTATTGGTTCGTGATGCCTTGGTTAGATATGATTCCAAAACTGATAGCTTTCAAGCAAG ACAACAAAGTGGTGGTTGGAATGCAATGGGGAACAACATCCAATGGGAAATCCTTAGGGCTCCTCCAACTGATACCCCTCCATGTGTTCGTTACGTCTCTGATTGTTTGGACGACTTAAAACCAGGGGATCATATTGAGATCCAGAGGAAATCAAGAACAGAAATTCCTTATG ATTGGTGGTACGCTGTTGTTGGTCACATGGAATCATGTAATGAAAACCACAACTTCTGCAGCTGTCGTTACTCAG AGACTTTAGTATTGGAGTTCAAGCAATACAGTGAGGGATCAAGCATGAGACGAGTAAAGGTTCTAAGAAATGGGGAAGAACATGAAGAAGCAAAAGGATGGTATGGAGGAATTAGAAAGCTTCAGAGTGAGGAGGAGATCCAAAGATGGGAGAAACATTTTCCACTCTATCGTCAAACTCCT AGGCCTGCACGTTTTGTATGTCGGAGAAGAATACCACCAGGAGTTCTCCGATTCCCGTAA
- the LOC114190503 gene encoding F-box protein At2g32560-like codes for MDVVGRRGSISLLHFPEPILECILKLLSPQELVGMSEVCTCLRDRCRSDSLWEIHIKQKWGGVIGDVAFKEWQWHMTAAKEKQLNHLDKEMNQKGSLGSFNGTWPMLYLRSYLEDSTHLNTSLSNSFMMALYFSLENAKFWFPAQVFRGVFVRDALVRYDSKTDNFQARLQSGGWHIMANNIQWDNLRAPPVDTLPCVRYVSDCLPELKPGDHIEIQRRYRRETPYDWCYAVIGHLESCNGHENFCSCRHSDTLMLEFKQYSEGSNMRRVKLQRNGEEPSGCYGGIRKLHSEEEIQRWEKHFPLRQTPVSIPLHTAFYNVLN; via the exons ATGGATGTCGTTGGACGCAGAGGCAGtatttctctcttgcattttccaGAACCCATTTTGGAATGCATTCTAAAGCTTCTTTCACCACAAGAACTGGTTGGAATGTCTGAAGTGTGTACTTGTTTAAGGGATAGATGTCGAAGTGATTCTTTGTGGGAAATCCACATAAAGCAGAAATGGGGTGGAGTCATCGGTGATGTTGCTTTCAAGGAGTGGCAATGGCATATGACAGCAGCTAAGGAGAAACAACTTAACCATTTGGATAAAGAAATGAATCAGAAGGGATCATTGGGATCTTTCAATGGAACTTGGCCTATGTTATACCTCAGATCATATCTAGAAGATTCTACCCATCTTAATACCTCATTGTCAAATAGCTTTATGATGGCCTTGTATTTCTCTCTAGAGAATGCCAAGTTCTGGTTCCCAGCTCAAGTCTTTAGG ggAGTCTTTGTTCGTGATGCCCTAGTTAGATATGATTCCAAAACTGATAACTTTCAAGCAAG ACTACAAAGTGGTGGTTGGCACATAATGGCCAACAACATCCAATGGGATAACCTGAGAGCTCCTCCAGTTGATACGCTTCCATGTGTTAGATACGTCTCTGATTGTTTGCCAGAGTTGAAACCAGGTGATCATATTGAGATCCAACGGAGATACAGAAGAGAAACTCCTTATG ATTGGTGCTATGCTGTTATTGGTCACTTGGAATCCTGTAATGGACATGAGAACTTCTGCAGCTGTCGCCACTCTG ATACATTGATGTTGGAGTTCAAGCAATACTCTGAGGGATCAAATATGAGACGAGTAAAGCTACAGAGAAATGGGGAAGAACCAAGTGGATGCTATGGAGGAATTAGAAAGCTTCACAGTGAGGAGGAGATCCAAAGATGGGAGAAACATTTTCCACTTCGTCAAACTCCTGTATCTATACCTTTGCACACTGCCTTTTATAACgtcttaaattaa